From one Fibrobacter sp. genomic stretch:
- a CDS encoding DUF935 family protein, protein MSKKRKKQTENTQNGGEKLRLATEVATRAAATFITGEDYLPNPDPILKAQGGNIKVYRNFVDGHLDAVKSKRFASITSRTWTIDGSKGDPKKAKMLEEYFWNLELRNTISQMLQAIGFGFAVHEIVWDSVPTAYGTLILPVAIKDRPQEWFRFDDEGRLLFQNKFNAKVPVPDRKFIVTRNRPTAVNPYGEPVYARCFWPMAFKKGGLKFWMIFVEKYGMPKAVGKIPPGATDKEQSTFLRMLSGLVRDAVAVIPQTGSVELLETKMSGTNPHSEIVAWADSEISKAWLGETLTTEQTSSGGTQAMATVHNDVRLDLALDDAAMIESSFNQLIRWIYEINWPGEKVIPWMNIILPEDMQQARLERDAKLSQLGVKFNAQYISDIYGIDEKYFEMTEVQQGGMFAEHDDDCHCFAEGSVKNKIEKMIQDLSAEDLQEQIEELAKPIIDLAEHCGNYEQFEEELYKILPNLSSKKMDEAVTKCLVLSEMQGRADA, encoded by the coding sequence ATGAGCAAAAAAAGGAAAAAACAGACCGAAAACACCCAGAACGGCGGTGAAAAACTCCGCCTGGCGACCGAAGTGGCCACCCGGGCGGCTGCAACTTTCATCACGGGCGAAGATTACCTGCCCAACCCCGACCCTATCCTCAAGGCGCAGGGTGGGAACATCAAGGTTTACCGCAACTTCGTGGACGGGCACCTCGATGCCGTCAAGAGCAAGCGCTTCGCATCCATCACCAGCCGCACCTGGACCATCGACGGTAGCAAGGGCGACCCCAAGAAAGCGAAGATGCTTGAAGAATACTTCTGGAACCTGGAACTGCGCAACACCATTTCGCAGATGCTCCAGGCCATCGGCTTCGGTTTCGCCGTCCACGAAATCGTGTGGGATTCCGTCCCCACGGCCTACGGAACGCTCATTCTGCCTGTCGCCATCAAGGACCGCCCGCAGGAATGGTTCCGCTTCGATGACGAAGGCAGGCTGCTATTCCAGAACAAGTTCAACGCGAAGGTTCCCGTACCCGACCGCAAGTTCATCGTGACCCGCAACCGCCCCACGGCCGTAAACCCCTACGGCGAGCCCGTCTATGCCCGCTGCTTCTGGCCCATGGCCTTCAAGAAGGGCGGTCTCAAGTTCTGGATGATATTCGTCGAGAAGTACGGCATGCCCAAGGCCGTCGGGAAGATTCCTCCGGGAGCGACCGACAAGGAACAGAGCACCTTCCTCAGGATGCTTTCTGGGCTTGTGCGCGACGCCGTGGCAGTCATCCCGCAGACAGGTTCCGTGGAACTCCTGGAAACCAAGATGAGCGGCACCAACCCCCACAGCGAAATCGTGGCCTGGGCGGATTCCGAAATCAGCAAGGCGTGGCTTGGCGAGACCCTCACCACCGAGCAGACTAGTTCGGGCGGCACCCAGGCCATGGCCACCGTGCACAACGACGTGCGCCTGGACTTGGCCCTTGACGATGCCGCCATGATTGAATCCAGCTTCAATCAGCTTATCAGGTGGATTTACGAAATCAACTGGCCTGGTGAAAAGGTCATACCGTGGATGAACATCATTCTCCCGGAAGACATGCAGCAGGCACGCCTCGAACGCGACGCAAAGCTCTCGCAGCTGGGAGTCAAGTTCAACGCCCAGTACATCAGCGACATCTACGGTATCGACGAGAAGTATTTCGAGATGACCGAAGTTCAGCAAGGCGGCATGTTCGCCGAACATGATGATGATTGTCATTGTTTCGCAGAAGGAAGCGTCAAGAACAAAATCGAGAAGATGATTCAGGATCTCTCCGCAGAGGATTTGCAGGAACAGATTGAAGAACTTGCAAAGCCGATTATCGACCTTGCGGAACATTGCGGCAACTACGAACAGTTCGAAGAAGAGCTCTACAAGATTCTCCCGAACCTCAGCAGCAAGAAAATGGACGAGGCCGTGACCAAGTGCCTCGTACTTTCCGAAATGCAGGGCCGTGCCGATGCCTGA
- a CDS encoding regulatory protein GemA gives MTTPADKRAEQYRQIHGLVRLLGMTDEAYRDMLRDRYQVESSKQLSTQQRGSLIKSLREQVHGKVQKFNEFSGRAKHKASPAQLRAIEAMWAQVSRAETSEDRRKALNAFCKRLTGVEVVTWICKDDAKVLIKAIHAMGAQSPEEFNRNKNTNQR, from the coding sequence ATGACTACTCCCGCCGACAAGAGAGCCGAACAGTACAGGCAAATCCACGGCCTTGTGCGCCTGCTCGGGATGACCGACGAAGCCTACCGCGACATGCTGCGCGACCGCTACCAGGTCGAAAGCTCCAAGCAGCTCTCGACACAGCAGCGCGGCTCGCTCATCAAGAGCCTCCGCGAACAGGTCCACGGAAAGGTCCAGAAGTTCAACGAGTTCTCCGGCAGGGCAAAGCACAAGGCAAGCCCCGCACAGCTCCGGGCAATCGAGGCGATGTGGGCGCAGGTCAGCCGCGCAGAGACTTCCGAAGACCGCCGCAAGGCCCTGAACGCCTTCTGCAAGCGGCTGACCGGCGTGGAAGTGGTCACCTGGATCTGCAAGGACGACGCGAAGGTACTCATCAAGGCGATACACGCCATGGGGGCGCAGAGCCCCGAAGAATTTAACCGAAACAAGAACACTAACCAGAGGTAA
- a CDS encoding DUF3164 family protein, whose translation MAKKDKDGNWLDDRGRPVPEQYIPAIDKKRDKLVEATFKKVVKLAEKIAETKVEIVGSIDKYLDEIAKENRVRENWKGNILLQNFDKSLVIERRIDDHIGFDERLQMVKTIVDKWLNDRLDGIDENLGKVITQAFNVDKQGRVNTAMLMKLLHLEIEDSEWKKAMRMLKESIIVKSSKQSINFKRKVKKDSGEVWETVVLNFNDIVATAKKEKKDAE comes from the coding sequence ATGGCAAAGAAAGACAAAGACGGGAACTGGCTCGACGACCGTGGCCGCCCCGTGCCCGAACAGTACATTCCCGCTATCGACAAGAAGCGCGACAAGCTGGTGGAAGCGACCTTCAAGAAGGTCGTGAAGCTTGCCGAAAAGATTGCGGAAACCAAGGTCGAAATCGTCGGGAGTATCGACAAGTATCTCGACGAAATCGCAAAGGAAAACCGTGTCCGCGAGAACTGGAAGGGCAACATCCTTCTCCAGAATTTTGACAAGTCGCTTGTCATCGAGCGCCGCATAGACGACCACATCGGCTTCGACGAAAGGCTCCAGATGGTGAAGACCATCGTGGACAAGTGGCTCAACGACCGTCTTGACGGTATCGACGAGAACCTGGGAAAGGTCATCACGCAGGCGTTCAATGTCGATAAGCAGGGCCGCGTGAACACCGCCATGCTCATGAAGCTTTTGCACCTCGAAATCGAGGATTCCGAATGGAAGAAGGCCATGCGCATGCTGAAAGAGTCGATCATCGTCAAGTCCTCCAAGCAGTCCATCAACTTCAAGCGCAAGGTGAAGAAGGACTCCGGCGAAGTGTGGGAAACCGTCGTGCTCAACTTCAACGATATCGTGGCAACAGCCAAGAAGGAAAAGAAAGATGCCGAATAG
- a CDS encoding AAA family ATPase: MDATIKQLKDYMSRTGASQTKVANAMGISPATLSYFIKGTYTGDIDAICEKVKDFLEVEAQRETIKQNEGIVQTKCFKTIHKFCSLVLSHQICGMLTGDAGCGKTTALKAFAKAHPSIIFIEADHGYTAKALFDELCAELGLDERGNLHQKLVRVVDKLKDSGRLIVIDEAEHLPYKALELIRRVHDKAGVGIALCGMPRLEKNVQGDKNHYAQLNSRISAPCRAKLLDNADVKAFIESRFPKYEGNCIERAAQICRRNFRLLSHLVMWSKELMRNNDRDTLDNEILESASQMLVVAR, encoded by the coding sequence ATGGACGCAACAATCAAGCAACTCAAGGACTACATGTCCCGCACCGGGGCCTCGCAGACCAAGGTGGCGAACGCCATGGGCATAAGCCCCGCCACGCTCAGCTACTTCATCAAGGGCACCTATACCGGCGACATCGACGCCATCTGCGAGAAGGTGAAGGACTTCCTCGAAGTAGAAGCCCAGCGCGAGACTATCAAGCAGAACGAAGGAATCGTGCAGACCAAGTGCTTCAAGACCATCCACAAGTTCTGCTCTCTCGTGCTCAGCCACCAGATCTGCGGGATGCTCACGGGCGACGCGGGCTGCGGCAAGACCACCGCGCTCAAGGCATTCGCCAAGGCTCACCCTTCCATCATCTTCATCGAGGCGGACCACGGCTACACCGCCAAGGCTCTCTTCGACGAGCTCTGCGCGGAACTCGGTCTCGACGAACGCGGGAACCTGCACCAGAAGCTGGTGCGTGTCGTTGACAAGCTCAAGGACTCGGGCCGTCTCATCGTCATCGACGAAGCCGAGCACCTGCCCTACAAGGCGCTTGAACTCATCCGCCGCGTCCACGACAAGGCGGGCGTCGGCATCGCTCTCTGCGGCATGCCGCGCCTCGAAAAGAACGTCCAGGGCGACAAGAACCACTACGCCCAGCTGAACAGCCGCATCAGCGCACCGTGCCGTGCAAAGCTCCTGGATAACGCCGATGTAAAGGCGTTCATCGAGAGCCGTTTCCCCAAGTACGAAGGCAACTGCATCGAACGCGCCGCCCAGATCTGCCGTCGCAACTTCCGCCTACTCTCACACCTTGTAATGTGGAGCAAGGAACTCATGCGCAACAACGACCGCGACACGCTCGACAACGAAATCCTTGAATCCGCATCGCAGATGCTCGTGGTGGCACGCTAA
- a CDS encoding terminase family protein codes for MPDQSLIDYFFPYQKRYLLDKSKVKILEKSRRIGGTYVQSFEDVQDCIEQPGLKIFFSSADMTAAAEYMDYIAGWVAKLNTIAKALAEINCEDISECEFADEDKGVKSKVIEFNNGSKIYALSSNPKAFRSKGGKIVWDEAAHHKDDRKMWAAAKPAAMWGYSIRILSTHNGVNSLFYLIIDKCKKGELDYSVHTVPIQLAVEEGLADRICGRKLSRKEREAWLENEHKGCLTEAIWQEEYCCNPQDESKAIISYDLIHSCERQGVLGLEKAKGPLYLGCDVARHRHLYVIYVFEDIGDRLICRAVEAYQNKKWSYLEQKLYKFLKLPNLVRGCIDRTGCGDQFTERAQDKFGTVKVEGVLFSNTVKADLAINLLQAFEDQKIIIEKCPKFPGIDTKIEDEQAESIHAVRKIVTSAGNVRYDAASTEQGHGDFFWGAALAYHAKNASDAGPVFIQTANPFKGESMNFNGF; via the coding sequence ATGCCCGACCAAAGCCTAATTGACTACTTTTTTCCGTACCAAAAGAGGTACTTGCTCGACAAGAGCAAGGTTAAAATCCTCGAAAAGTCCCGCCGTATCGGTGGAACTTACGTGCAGAGTTTCGAAGACGTGCAGGACTGCATCGAACAGCCCGGACTGAAGATATTCTTCAGCTCGGCAGACATGACCGCCGCCGCAGAATACATGGATTACATAGCCGGTTGGGTTGCGAAGCTGAACACGATTGCAAAGGCGCTGGCGGAAATCAACTGCGAGGACATTTCCGAATGTGAGTTTGCCGACGAAGACAAAGGCGTAAAGTCCAAAGTAATCGAGTTCAACAACGGTTCAAAGATTTACGCGCTATCCAGCAACCCAAAGGCGTTCCGCTCCAAAGGCGGTAAGATTGTCTGGGACGAAGCGGCACACCACAAGGACGACCGCAAGATGTGGGCCGCCGCGAAGCCCGCCGCCATGTGGGGTTACTCAATCCGCATACTCTCTACGCACAACGGCGTCAACTCGCTTTTCTACCTGATCATCGACAAGTGCAAAAAAGGCGAACTCGATTACAGCGTGCACACCGTTCCTATCCAGCTCGCAGTAGAAGAAGGCCTCGCCGACCGTATCTGCGGGCGAAAGCTCTCCAGGAAAGAACGCGAAGCGTGGCTGGAAAACGAACACAAAGGCTGCCTTACCGAAGCAATATGGCAAGAGGAATACTGCTGCAACCCGCAGGACGAATCCAAGGCCATAATCAGCTACGACCTGATTCACAGCTGCGAGCGTCAGGGAGTGCTCGGGCTTGAAAAGGCTAAAGGCCCGCTCTACCTGGGGTGCGACGTGGCCCGCCACCGTCACCTTTATGTCATCTACGTGTTCGAAGACATCGGCGACCGCCTAATTTGCCGTGCAGTAGAAGCCTATCAGAACAAGAAGTGGAGTTACCTGGAACAGAAGCTCTACAAGTTCCTGAAACTCCCGAACCTTGTCCGCGGCTGTATCGACCGCACCGGATGTGGCGACCAGTTCACCGAACGGGCCCAGGACAAGTTCGGCACTGTCAAGGTCGAGGGCGTACTTTTCTCCAACACGGTAAAGGCCGACCTTGCCATCAACCTTTTGCAGGCGTTTGAAGACCAGAAGATTATCATCGAGAAATGCCCGAAGTTCCCGGGCATCGATACCAAAATCGAGGACGAACAGGCCGAAAGCATCCACGCCGTCCGAAAGATTGTCACGAGTGCCGGGAACGTGCGCTACGATGCCGCAAGCACCGAGCAGGGTCACGGCGACTTCTTCTGGGGAGCCGCACTTGCATACCATGCGAAAAACGCAAGTGACGCGGGTCCGGTATTCATCCAGACCGCAAATCCGTTCAAAGGGGAAAGCATGAATTTTAACGGTTTCTGA
- a CDS encoding transposase, whose translation MFVKVQGQEKPATCYITLFMDFKTYMPMGWCLHHDAPGTENTLRAMRHGIERYGLPEEIYVDNGREYRNRDFSGQSRGHQIVEDEQYAESMASRLGIKMHFAIVRNARAKIIERNFLIIKNGFDRMFNSFKGGTVVEKPEPLKGVLKSGNFLTWEEFYDMAQDYMQNVFPGLPCQGKHHNGKTRSQLWNEEIVKREPMRRVSKETLSMLVSRTVSGRIMHMGFHLAQLDTWYWAEWMPVWKGREVIFRYDPDDMRTAWCYDLNKKLIGECTLQSAVGAMVKDDDAVGKAQIAEGVARKRHEEKLLKEICPDMTKEQAADYISAMRSAVGPQDIFVPQGPTHLTRHDKDAQELKADKKVGNADIYNIFDGDVEEKPSTDLWDELTTSEAM comes from the coding sequence GTGTTCGTGAAGGTGCAGGGGCAGGAAAAGCCCGCCACCTGCTACATCACGCTCTTCATGGACTTCAAGACCTACATGCCCATGGGCTGGTGCCTGCACCACGACGCCCCGGGTACCGAGAACACGCTCCGCGCCATGCGTCACGGCATCGAGCGTTACGGTCTTCCGGAAGAAATCTACGTGGACAACGGTCGCGAATACCGTAACCGCGACTTCTCCGGCCAAAGCCGTGGCCACCAGATCGTGGAAGACGAGCAGTATGCTGAATCCATGGCAAGCCGTCTCGGTATCAAGATGCACTTCGCCATCGTGCGTAACGCCCGCGCGAAGATCATTGAACGCAACTTCCTCATCATTAAAAACGGCTTTGACCGTATGTTCAACAGCTTCAAGGGCGGCACCGTGGTCGAGAAGCCGGAGCCCCTGAAGGGCGTGCTCAAGAGCGGGAACTTCCTTACCTGGGAAGAGTTCTACGACATGGCGCAGGACTACATGCAGAACGTGTTCCCCGGACTCCCTTGCCAGGGAAAGCACCACAACGGCAAAACGCGTTCTCAGCTCTGGAACGAAGAAATCGTCAAGCGCGAACCCATGCGCCGCGTCTCGAAGGAAACGCTCTCCATGCTGGTGAGCCGCACCGTGTCGGGCCGCATCATGCACATGGGCTTCCACCTGGCACAGCTCGACACCTGGTACTGGGCGGAATGGATGCCGGTATGGAAGGGCCGCGAGGTCATCTTCCGCTACGACCCCGACGACATGCGCACCGCCTGGTGCTACGACCTTAACAAGAAGCTTATCGGCGAATGCACATTGCAGAGCGCCGTTGGTGCCATGGTCAAGGACGACGATGCCGTGGGCAAGGCGCAGATTGCAGAAGGTGTCGCCCGCAAGCGCCACGAAGAAAAGCTCCTGAAGGAAATATGCCCCGACATGACGAAGGAGCAGGCGGCGGACTACATCAGCGCCATGCGCAGCGCCGTGGGCCCGCAGGACATCTTCGTGCCGCAAGGCCCCACGCACCTCACGCGCCACGACAAGGACGCACAGGAACTCAAGGCAGACAAGAAGGTCGGTAATGCCGACATCTACAACATCTTCGACGGCGACGTGGAAGAAAAGCCCAGCACCGACCTCTGGGACGAACTCACCACAAGCGAGGCAATGTAA
- a CDS encoding DUF2190 family protein translates to MKGNILNFTAETAVPAFRFVKAGEAQGNVKLAGSGDAVLGVSMDVDVKEGNRVDVQHDGIGHVELGADVTYGQALSSDAEGRGVPAEGVSGIVALDSGSEGDVVRIKVDCAGSSATASTGDETPSEPTEPTEPEGGETPSTGDDTPAGGNDTPTNTESGDTTTGDETPTEPTEPETSGTEGGETPTEPTEPENSNEGA, encoded by the coding sequence ATGAAGGGCAATATCCTCAACTTTACGGCGGAAACCGCCGTCCCCGCTTTCCGCTTCGTCAAGGCTGGCGAAGCCCAAGGCAATGTTAAACTTGCAGGTTCCGGCGATGCCGTGCTTGGCGTGTCCATGGATGTGGATGTCAAGGAAGGCAACCGCGTCGATGTGCAGCACGACGGTATCGGCCATGTGGAACTGGGTGCCGACGTGACCTACGGCCAGGCACTCTCTTCCGATGCCGAAGGTCGCGGTGTTCCTGCCGAAGGTGTGTCCGGCATCGTGGCCCTTGATTCGGGCTCCGAAGGCGATGTGGTCCGCATCAAGGTGGACTGCGCCGGTTCTTCTGCGACGGCATCCACTGGCGACGAAACGCCTAGCGAACCCACTGAACCTACTGAACCCGAAGGTGGCGAAACGCCTTCCACTGGTGATGACACACCCGCAGGTGGCAACGACACCCCGACAAACACCGAAAGTGGCGATACAACCACTGGCGACGAAACGCCCACCGAACCCACTGAACCTGAAACCAGTGGAACTGAAGGTGGCGAAACGCCCACCGAACCCACTGAACCTGAAAATTCCAACGAAGGAGCATAA
- a CDS encoding phage tail sheath subtilisin-like domain-containing protein, which translates to MTLTNNIPETMIPGSYSEYNYFAGPNGLPANIQKVLLVGDIAEGGTLAVAKPTAVYNESEVLALVGAGSVLHQMYRAAKNAWKYAQITLVRHKATAGTPATWTITLSNPTDEDAATVGGLVRIVYNGKKVNVGVKIGDTAEDVANGIATALNAEVAAPFTAEAASGVVTLTAKANGAYISAAKGGVNVSVEVVSTDITAADPILTAGTGEIDVESALAAAFPERFHLIVLPAADEDNLTLLKTHLMQAAEPLEQRGQRGIVATIVAGASDAISLATDFNCERLHIAAVKNAIPATTWEIAAGLAAIFASNSQPNKPMNGLPIPGIGLPDIADKWSGEEQDALLYGGVIPLVEADSELCIVRAVTTRSTKDGVRFTKLIDTGVIASLDYFRDSILAMHKVKYKNKVIHELLPDALNEDNIAVAKSLEGVQILRFIDQYADQFITEESKDEPGRMLCQIPAPVVPGLNQIYSTIDLYLN; encoded by the coding sequence ATGACACTGACCAACAACATCCCGGAAACCATGATTCCGGGCTCCTACTCGGAATACAACTACTTTGCCGGCCCGAACGGACTCCCGGCGAACATCCAGAAGGTGCTTCTGGTCGGCGACATTGCCGAAGGCGGCACCCTTGCAGTGGCGAAGCCCACGGCGGTCTATAACGAAAGCGAGGTTCTCGCTCTCGTCGGGGCCGGTTCGGTACTCCACCAGATGTACAGGGCTGCAAAGAACGCCTGGAAGTACGCCCAGATTACCCTGGTGCGCCACAAGGCTACTGCGGGAACCCCCGCCACCTGGACCATCACGCTTTCCAATCCGACCGACGAGGATGCCGCGACGGTTGGCGGACTTGTCCGAATCGTCTATAACGGCAAGAAGGTCAATGTGGGCGTGAAAATCGGCGATACTGCCGAGGATGTCGCCAACGGCATCGCCACCGCCTTGAATGCCGAAGTTGCCGCACCGTTTACCGCCGAAGCCGCATCGGGTGTTGTAACCCTTACCGCAAAGGCAAACGGTGCCTACATTTCTGCCGCCAAGGGTGGCGTGAACGTCTCGGTCGAGGTCGTTTCCACCGATATCACGGCAGCAGACCCGATTCTTACTGCGGGAACTGGCGAAATTGACGTGGAAAGCGCACTTGCTGCGGCCTTCCCGGAACGTTTCCACCTGATTGTACTCCCTGCGGCTGACGAGGACAATTTGACCCTCTTGAAGACGCACTTGATGCAGGCCGCTGAACCGCTTGAACAGCGTGGCCAGCGTGGCATTGTGGCTACAATCGTTGCCGGGGCTAGCGACGCCATTTCCCTTGCAACCGACTTCAACTGCGAACGCCTGCACATTGCCGCAGTCAAGAACGCCATTCCCGCCACTACCTGGGAAATTGCCGCAGGCCTTGCCGCCATCTTTGCCAGCAATTCCCAGCCCAACAAGCCCATGAACGGGCTCCCGATCCCTGGCATTGGTCTCCCGGATATTGCCGACAAGTGGAGCGGCGAAGAGCAGGACGCCCTGCTTTATGGCGGCGTGATTCCCCTGGTGGAAGCAGATAGCGAACTTTGCATTGTCCGTGCAGTGACTACTCGCAGCACCAAGGACGGCGTCCGCTTCACCAAGCTCATTGACACGGGTGTTATCGCCTCGCTCGACTATTTCCGCGATTCCATTCTCGCCATGCACAAGGTGAAGTACAAGAACAAGGTCATCCACGAGCTGTTGCCCGATGCCCTGAACGAAGACAACATCGCCGTGGCAAAGAGCCTCGAAGGGGTGCAGATTCTGCGTTTCATTGACCAGTACGCAGACCAGTTCATCACCGAGGAATCGAAGGATGAACCGGGCCGTATGCTCTGCCAGATTCCGGCTCCTGTCGTGCCTGGCCTGAATCAGATCTATTCCACCATCGACCTTTACCTCAACTAA
- a CDS encoding phage virion morphogenesis protein: protein MIKAKIDDKNCKILLKGIENNGKNMSRAMRTIAVELEESVRENFEVGGRYSKAGSLIGGPKKWTKSQHGGSLIRTGNLRDSITSESDKNSAQVGTNIAYAKIHNFGGTIAGRTIIPREKKALSFIWNGMRRIYARVTTKTREIPARPFMVVQPEDLEGFKETLMEHLTQGTK from the coding sequence ATGATCAAGGCTAAAATTGATGACAAAAATTGCAAAATTCTGCTAAAAGGCATCGAAAACAACGGAAAAAACATGTCCAGAGCGATGAGAACCATCGCCGTCGAGCTGGAGGAGTCCGTCCGGGAAAACTTCGAGGTAGGTGGTCGATACAGCAAGGCGGGTTCCCTGATAGGCGGACCCAAGAAATGGACCAAAAGCCAGCACGGCGGTTCCTTGATAAGAACTGGCAACCTTCGCGACTCCATCACAAGCGAAAGTGACAAAAATTCAGCGCAAGTCGGAACAAATATTGCCTACGCAAAAATCCATAATTTCGGCGGAACAATAGCAGGGCGCACCATTATCCCCAGAGAAAAGAAAGCACTCTCGTTCATATGGAATGGAATGCGGCGTATATACGCAAGAGTGACAACCAAAACCCGCGAAATTCCCGCACGCCCCTTCATGGTCGTTCAGCCCGAAGACCTTGAAGGATTCAAAGAAACACTTATGGAACACTTAACCCAAGGTACAAAATGA
- a CDS encoding DUF1353 domain-containing protein — protein MNIAYRPQVPTWKRSLKHQELYEIVNKLRIEIQCDCIPGTLVYEIMAGYMTDFRSGPSVVNPFIPKIGDILLALAWLIHDVNYHGFLSKKYADLLLREMLEHAGMGTVKRNAVYYAVKFFAGSHYNTLDEDQGDIYNHNKTLVKMQWLDSKGFTLKRFNGRAITANAFR, from the coding sequence GTGAACATCGCGTATAGGCCGCAAGTCCCCACCTGGAAAAGGAGCCTGAAGCATCAGGAACTCTACGAAATCGTGAACAAGCTCCGCATCGAAATCCAGTGCGACTGCATTCCGGGAACTCTGGTGTATGAAATCATGGCGGGCTACATGACCGACTTCAGGAGCGGGCCTTCCGTCGTGAACCCGTTCATTCCTAAAATCGGCGACATCCTTCTTGCACTCGCTTGGCTCATCCACGATGTCAACTACCACGGATTTTTGAGCAAGAAATATGCCGACCTGCTCCTGCGCGAAATGCTGGAACACGCAGGTATGGGCACCGTCAAGCGTAACGCCGTCTATTACGCGGTCAAGTTCTTTGCCGGTTCCCACTACAACACGCTCGACGAAGACCAGGGCGACATCTACAACCACAACAAGACCCTCGTGAAGATGCAGTGGCTCGACAGCAAGGGCTTCACGCTCAAACGCTTCAACGGCAGGGCAATCACCGCAAACGCATTCAGATGA
- a CDS encoding DUF3310 domain-containing protein, with translation MTKPAPKTNKPKRAYYNEMPVETIKIIHAIVKREELPREAAYDIGTAVKYQCRAGLKPDNDRKDDIRKAENYLHHARTGEWMKE, from the coding sequence ATGACAAAACCCGCACCCAAAACAAACAAGCCCAAACGCGCCTACTACAACGAAATGCCCGTGGAAACAATCAAGATTATCCACGCCATCGTGAAGCGCGAAGAACTCCCGCGTGAAGCCGCCTACGACATCGGCACAGCCGTCAAGTATCAATGCCGCGCAGGACTCAAGCCCGACAACGACAGGAAAGACGACATCCGCAAGGCCGAAAACTATCTGCACCACGCAAGAACCGGCGAATGGATGAAGGAATAA
- a CDS encoding DUF1320 domain-containing protein has protein sequence MNYCTLDDIRGHVPDARLVEVTDDLTPNADGEIKENIVVKAIEESSTLIDAYIGKRFRLPLPRIPRVLRMICVDLTIYNLYERLTEMNITEGMKLRYNNAIALLKSIAEGKADIGLDEIGPVDESGFKVSSKLDGGPAIFSLESMRSL, from the coding sequence ATGAACTACTGCACTCTCGACGATATACGGGGGCACGTGCCTGACGCGCGTTTGGTGGAGGTCACCGATGACCTCACGCCAAATGCCGACGGTGAAATCAAGGAGAACATCGTGGTCAAGGCCATCGAGGAAAGTTCTACCCTGATTGACGCCTATATAGGCAAGCGTTTTAGGCTACCGCTCCCGCGTATTCCGAGAGTGCTTCGCATGATTTGCGTTGACCTGACGATTTACAACCTTTACGAGCGCCTGACGGAGATGAACATCACCGAAGGGATGAAGCTCCGCTACAATAACGCCATAGCCCTCCTGAAGAGCATTGCAGAAGGCAAGGCGGATATCGGCCTGGACGAAATTGGTCCTGTCGATGAATCCGGATTCAAGGTCTCTTCAAAGCTGGATGGCGGGCCTGCCATTTTCTCGCTTGAATCCATGAGGTCCCTATGA